CAGCGTACCGGGCTGCACCACCTGGTTGTTCGCCGAGTACACCTGGCGGACCAGCGCGGTGTGGATCTCCGGAACGTTCTGCGCGATGGAGGCGTCCGCGGCGTTCACGTACACGCGGTTGCGCAGGGGCATGCCCTCGCCCTGGCCCACCACGCGAACCTCGTACGCCAGCTTGATCTGCTGATCATTCAGGTCGCGCACGTAGACGAGCCGGGGCTCGCCCTGCACGGCCAGCTGGGTGCCCTTCGTGGCGCGCAGGGCCGCCACGGTCGCGGCCTGCGAGGCGATGCCAGGACGCGCCGACGGCGCGGCGCCGCTGCGGCCCGAGCCGTTGGCCATGAAGATGTTACCGTCGCGGTCGATGTGAACGACGATCTCCTCGCCCACCACCGGCAGGCCGTTCAGCGTCTGGCCGTAGCGGATGTGCGAGGTGCCCTTCTCGTCCACGCTCACGCGGCGGACCTGGAGGTCGTCGGCGTTCAGGCGGAAGGCGGCCGCGATGGAGGGCATCGCGGAGGAGATGGAGTGGTGCACGTCCG
This sequence is a window from Myxococcaceae bacterium JPH2. Protein-coding genes within it:
- a CDS encoding peptidase M4, which codes for MVRTRFVAALLATMPIAACGVGDADTNTPVDSPKIDDVAEVQHALSAMPGASIAGSNADGTPHTLLGRLGTADRTLSGFALADVHHSISSAMPSIAAAFRLNADDLQVRRVSVDEKGTSHIRYGQTLNGLPVVGEEIVVHIDRDGNIFMANGSGRSGAAPSARPGIASQAATVAALRATKGTQLAVQGEPRLVYVRDLNDQQIKLAYEVRVVGQGEGMPLRNRVYVNAADASIAQNVPEIHTALVRQVYSANNQVVQPGTL